A genomic window from Betaproteobacteria bacterium includes:
- the smpB gene encoding SsrA-binding protein SmpB produces the protein MSIVQNRKAFHDYFVEERFEAGMVLEGWEVKSIRAGHVQLKEAYVVVKNAEIYLIGCHVTPLTAASTHIHADPTRTRKLLLHAEEIRKLIGRVERAGYTLVPLDLHYTRGRVKLEVGLAKGKKQHDKREAEKEKDWKREQQRLLRQRA, from the coding sequence CAGAACAGGAAGGCCTTCCATGACTATTTCGTCGAAGAACGTTTCGAGGCGGGCATGGTGCTGGAAGGCTGGGAGGTCAAGTCGATCCGCGCAGGGCACGTTCAGCTCAAGGAAGCGTACGTCGTCGTCAAAAACGCCGAGATCTATCTGATCGGCTGCCATGTGACGCCGTTGACGGCGGCATCAACCCACATCCACGCCGATCCCACCCGCACCCGCAAGCTGCTGCTGCACGCCGAAGAAATCCGCAAACTGATCGGCAGGGTTGAGCGTGCCGGCTATACCCTCGTCCCGCTCGATCTGCATTACACCCGCGGACGGGTCAAACTGGAGGTCGGTCTCGCCAAAGGCAAGAAACAGCATGACAAAAGAGAGGCCGAAAAGGAAAAAGACTGGAAGCGTGAGCAGCAGAGATTGCTGCGCCAAAGGGCCTGA